From the genome of Thermogutta terrifontis, one region includes:
- a CDS encoding sialate O-acetylesterase — translation MQRVWHHWRSVLLLTGLCWVGWALTAARADVKPMALFSDHAVLQQQMPIPVWGTADPGEEVTVTLGDQKVSTKADEHGRWMVKLQAVPAGGPYELKIQGKNEIVLKDVMIGEVWICSGQSNMQWPVRASANAEEEIANSANPMIRLFTVPRQAKPEPQTDVNGAWAVCGPDTVADFSAVGYFFGRSLQKKLGVAVGLINTSYGGTPAEAWTNWHKLINMPELSPIVDRFRDALAKYPENMKKYEEAMAEYRQQARQAKEKGEQFNRRPPSPPMGPEHPHSPGGLYNAMVAPLIPYAIRGAIWYQGESNAGRAYQYRTLFPAMIASWREAWNQGDFPFLFVQLAPFMKIETEPTESAWAELREAQLLTMLNTRNTAMAVITDVGEEDDIHPKKKQPVGERLAIAARALAYGEDIEYSGPIYDHMEVQGNKVILHFTHVDGGLVCKGDKLTGFTICGEDRKFVNAEAEIQGDTVVVWSPQVEKPVAVRFGWANYPVVNLWNKAGLPASPFRTDDFPGVTKDAQ, via the coding sequence ATGCAACGCGTGTGGCACCACTGGAGAAGTGTCCTGCTGTTAACCGGCCTGTGTTGGGTGGGATGGGCCCTCACCGCAGCCCGGGCGGACGTTAAACCGATGGCCCTGTTTTCCGACCATGCTGTCCTGCAACAGCAGATGCCGATTCCTGTCTGGGGGACAGCCGATCCGGGCGAAGAGGTGACTGTTACTCTGGGCGATCAAAAAGTTTCCACCAAAGCAGACGAACACGGGCGGTGGATGGTCAAACTTCAGGCCGTGCCCGCGGGCGGACCGTACGAGCTGAAAATTCAGGGCAAGAATGAAATTGTCCTCAAAGATGTTATGATCGGAGAGGTTTGGATTTGCAGCGGACAATCGAATATGCAATGGCCGGTGCGGGCGTCAGCCAACGCCGAAGAAGAAATCGCCAACTCGGCCAATCCCATGATTCGGCTGTTCACCGTGCCCCGCCAGGCCAAGCCCGAACCGCAGACCGACGTGAACGGAGCCTGGGCAGTCTGTGGTCCGGACACGGTGGCGGACTTCTCCGCTGTGGGTTACTTTTTCGGACGCAGCCTGCAAAAGAAGCTCGGGGTGGCTGTGGGATTGATCAACACCTCGTATGGCGGGACGCCGGCCGAGGCCTGGACGAACTGGCACAAACTCATCAATATGCCTGAGCTTTCCCCCATCGTGGACCGCTTCCGCGATGCGCTGGCCAAGTATCCCGAGAATATGAAGAAGTACGAGGAGGCCATGGCGGAATACCGCCAACAGGCTCGCCAGGCCAAGGAAAAGGGTGAGCAGTTCAATCGACGGCCTCCCAGCCCTCCGATGGGACCGGAACATCCGCACAGTCCCGGTGGCTTGTACAACGCCATGGTCGCGCCGCTCATCCCATATGCCATTCGCGGGGCTATCTGGTATCAGGGGGAATCGAATGCGGGGCGGGCCTACCAGTACCGCACACTCTTCCCGGCAATGATTGCCTCCTGGCGGGAAGCGTGGAATCAGGGAGACTTTCCCTTCCTCTTCGTGCAACTAGCTCCCTTCATGAAAATTGAAACGGAGCCGACCGAAAGTGCCTGGGCGGAACTCCGCGAGGCACAGCTTTTGACCATGCTCAATACCCGCAATACGGCGATGGCTGTTATCACTGACGTGGGTGAGGAAGACGATATTCACCCCAAAAAGAAGCAGCCGGTCGGTGAACGCCTCGCCATTGCCGCAAGGGCGCTGGCCTACGGTGAAGATATCGAGTACTCGGGCCCCATCTACGACCACATGGAAGTTCAGGGCAACAAGGTGATCCTCCATTTCACCCATGTGGACGGCGGATTGGTCTGCAAGGGTGACAAGTTGACGGGCTTCACGATCTGCGGCGAAGATCGAAAATTCGTCAACGCGGAGGCAGAGATTCAGGGCGACACCGTCGTCGTGTGGAGCCCGCAGGTGGAAAAGCCGGTCGCCGTGCGGTTTGGTTGGGCCAACTATCCAGTGGTCAATCTCTGGAATAAAGCGGGATTGCCAGCCAGCCCATTCCGCACCGACGACTTCCCGGGCGTGACGAAGGATGCCCAATGA
- a CDS encoding sugar phosphate isomerase/epimerase family protein codes for MTNSHASTGYSRRSVLRGLLMCGTMAIGSRSLLGTGLLAEEVAGSGQALEKRGWKLACQLYTFRRFPFYEAIEKIAALGIKAVEPCFFLPLDARQPGLVTSEALPPDKRAEMRQKMAQLGITMPNFYANLGNDQDQARKVFSFAKEMGCQTVVAEPPADSLPMLDELLAEYGLTLAIHNHPQSPSSHYWHPKNVLGAVEKRSHRIGACADTGHWVRSGLDPVACLKLLEGRIITLHLKDVAECGVVGSRDVPLGTGAAHYDRVLEELARQNFRGVMTIEYEHDSPQLLEDVAKCRDFVINWAVQHA; via the coding sequence ATGACGAATTCCCATGCTTCTACCGGCTATTCGCGACGTAGCGTTTTGAGGGGACTGCTAATGTGCGGGACGATGGCCATTGGGAGTCGGTCCCTTCTTGGGACTGGACTTTTGGCTGAGGAAGTGGCTGGCTCGGGGCAGGCCCTGGAAAAACGTGGCTGGAAACTTGCTTGCCAACTCTACACATTCCGAAGATTTCCTTTTTATGAGGCGATCGAAAAAATCGCGGCTCTGGGGATCAAAGCCGTGGAACCGTGCTTTTTCCTGCCCCTTGATGCGCGCCAGCCTGGCCTCGTCACAAGTGAGGCCCTTCCTCCCGACAAACGTGCGGAAATGAGGCAGAAAATGGCCCAACTCGGCATAACAATGCCCAACTTCTATGCGAACCTTGGCAACGATCAAGATCAGGCACGGAAAGTGTTTTCATTCGCGAAAGAGATGGGCTGCCAGACCGTCGTGGCCGAACCGCCTGCCGACTCGCTCCCCATGCTGGACGAACTCCTGGCCGAGTACGGTCTCACGCTGGCCATCCACAATCATCCCCAGTCACCCAGTTCTCACTACTGGCATCCTAAGAACGTGCTGGGGGCAGTGGAAAAACGTAGCCACCGAATTGGAGCGTGCGCAGACACGGGACACTGGGTCCGCTCGGGCCTGGATCCCGTCGCGTGCCTGAAGCTGCTGGAAGGGCGCATCATTACCCTTCACTTGAAGGACGTGGCGGAATGCGGGGTGGTTGGTTCCCGGGATGTTCCTCTGGGCACGGGAGCGGCCCACTATGATCGCGTCCTGGAAGAGTTGGCCCGGCAAAACTTTCGAGGCGTCATGACCATCGAATACGAGCACGATTCGCCGCAACTGCTTGAAGACGTCGCCAAGTGTCGCGATTTCGTCATCAATTGGGCGGTCCAACACGCGTGA
- a CDS encoding DUF1559 domain-containing protein translates to MGFELSRKKSCARSAFTLVELLVVIAIIGILIALLLPAVQAAREAARRTQCVNNLKQLALAMQNYHDVYNRFPARQAGSGDQNSNSNTTHRGRLSGWAAVTPFIEQQSLYDQIYALPNQAPWNGTTWYNAVIPALNCPSDPTNVTPTGTARGTLSYCMNGGDSPIDSFNAPPTSAQNRGVFHVFSWSSMADITDGTSNTALLSERVRPKAQNSLGNVVGLALGTNPLTCRAAYDPAQKKYVTGSFTTDTAPGFRWADGAAWFAGFTTILPPNSASCANAASHWERGIYTPSSRHPGGVNVAFADGSVRFVTETVDTGNLGTDFPSPTAGGVSPYGVWGALGTKAGGEPSSEF, encoded by the coding sequence ATGGGTTTTGAGTTGTCTCGTAAGAAAAGTTGTGCGCGCTCGGCGTTTACACTCGTGGAACTGCTTGTAGTGATCGCCATTATCGGAATTTTAATCGCCCTTTTGTTACCGGCGGTTCAGGCTGCGCGGGAAGCCGCGCGACGCACGCAATGCGTGAACAACCTCAAGCAGCTCGCGCTGGCGATGCAAAATTATCATGATGTGTACAATCGGTTTCCCGCTCGCCAGGCCGGTTCCGGAGATCAGAATTCCAACAGCAACACAACGCATCGAGGGCGTCTGAGTGGTTGGGCCGCGGTGACTCCGTTTATCGAGCAGCAGTCGCTCTATGACCAGATCTACGCTCTTCCCAATCAGGCACCATGGAACGGCACAACCTGGTACAACGCCGTGATTCCAGCCCTCAATTGCCCCAGCGATCCGACCAATGTGACGCCCACGGGAACCGCCCGAGGAACATTGAGCTACTGCATGAACGGCGGTGATTCGCCCATTGATAGCTTCAACGCACCACCCACAAGTGCCCAAAACCGTGGGGTGTTTCACGTCTTCAGTTGGTCATCGATGGCGGATATTACTGATGGGACGAGCAACACGGCCCTGCTCTCCGAGCGTGTTCGACCGAAGGCTCAGAACTCTCTTGGCAACGTTGTGGGATTGGCGCTCGGTACAAATCCATTAACCTGTCGGGCTGCTTATGATCCAGCTCAAAAGAAATACGTGACGGGAAGCTTCACCACCGATACGGCACCTGGATTCCGCTGGGCGGACGGTGCGGCATGGTTTGCTGGCTTTACCACGATTCTTCCGCCCAATTCAGCTTCCTGTGCCAATGCAGCCAGCCACTGGGAACGGGGTATTTACACCCCCAGCAGTCGTCATCCCGGTGGTGTCAACGTGGCATTCGCTGACGGATCCGTGCGATTCGTTACCGAAACCGTTGACACAGGGAACCTGGGAACCGACTTTCCATCGCCAACCGCGGGTGGCGTGAGCCCGTACGGCGTTTGGGGCGCTCTGGGGACCAAGGCTGGCGGAGAGCCGAGTTCGGAATTCTGA
- a CDS encoding discoidin domain-containing protein produces MSRSPKYGQLGLVLAFAVSIAWSAKIHATERAVDLSGEWSFRLDPEDRGRVERWYDTALPDRIQLPGMLQAQGYGDPPGPESQWLAGIGLKRANDSLFAPYWTRENFRSPFFLTPPRHYVGPAWYQREVTIPEDWQGDHIVLFLERVHWQSTLWIDDREVGSQNSLATPHVYDLSEYLTPGKHRLTISVDNRYLIPVGKSAHSISDETQGNWNGIVGRMELRRRPPVWIDDVQVYPDVAQHAVEVKITLGNRTGVSGHGQLLLAARAHAAQADSAPAEQFRALEIPVRWDADGLRQRVRYSLDGRARFWDEFHPVLYDLTVELKTQDRGEGTYHDVETVTFGLRQLEVRGTQFVLNGRPIFLRGTLECCIFPREGHPPTDVESWKRILSVARSYGLNHLRFHSWCPPEAAFVAADEMGFYYQVECSCWASFGNGEPQDAFVYAEAARIRRTYGNHPSFLLMVASNEPGGPSVAKRDAFLTKWVETQKAADPRRCYSAGSGWPQLPANQYHVTPAPRLQAWGPLQLNKPGQTWLDYREFIAKAGIPVVSHEIGQWCAYPNVVSEPEKYTGFFRGSNMEVFRDILQKKGLYDQAADFIRASGRFQVILYKQEIEAALRTPGMAGFQLLDLHDFPGQGTAPVGVLDAFWESKGYCSPGEYRRFCNSTVPLARLKKFVWTNQEKLEFQLDLAHYGPEDLRDAVLKWELCQENPEPRVIAAGQTVPRDYPTGQLTEGSVQSVDLRNVPAPAVLRLKVCLENSDVTNDWKIWVYPAEVSTEIPDQIALATDPHTAWRFAQEGRTVLFIPERKWIGGDTLGTFQPIFWNRITFPTQKVHMVGILCDPEHPALKDFPTDFHADWQWQELLDACTPMVLDGLARDLRPIVQAIDDWCEARKLGLLWEARVGNGRLLVCSMDVLHDLSTRVVARQLRSSLIRYMLSENFQPAVTVTEVQWQTLWRKPRLLETLGAKATADSFQPGYEPTLAIDGDPQTMWHTAWDPVAAPPPHEIIVDLGQPVLMAGMRVLPRQDSNPNGRIAEFAVFLSDDGQAWGDAIVRGTWDGRAIERVIRFPQSIRARFLKLVALKEIRGQPFTSIAEIDIIPADQR; encoded by the coding sequence ATGTCGCGATCACCGAAATACGGTCAGTTGGGATTAGTATTGGCGTTCGCAGTAAGCATAGCCTGGTCGGCCAAGATTCACGCGACAGAGCGAGCGGTCGATCTATCCGGTGAGTGGTCCTTCCGACTGGATCCAGAGGATCGTGGCCGGGTAGAACGGTGGTACGACACCGCGTTGCCGGATCGCATCCAACTGCCGGGAATGCTTCAGGCGCAGGGATATGGCGATCCGCCTGGACCGGAGAGCCAATGGCTGGCGGGAATCGGATTGAAAAGGGCAAACGACTCTCTGTTCGCTCCTTACTGGACGCGTGAGAACTTTCGTTCTCCTTTTTTTCTGACTCCGCCGCGTCATTATGTCGGCCCGGCCTGGTACCAGCGGGAGGTAACAATTCCAGAAGATTGGCAGGGTGACCACATTGTCCTTTTCCTTGAGCGTGTCCACTGGCAGAGCACGCTCTGGATCGACGATCGAGAGGTGGGTTCCCAGAATTCCCTGGCCACGCCCCACGTTTATGATCTCTCGGAATACCTCACACCGGGAAAGCATCGCTTGACGATTTCCGTAGATAACCGTTACCTGATTCCGGTGGGCAAAAGCGCGCACAGCATTTCTGATGAGACCCAGGGGAACTGGAACGGGATTGTGGGACGCATGGAACTGCGTCGTCGTCCCCCGGTGTGGATCGATGACGTCCAGGTTTACCCCGATGTGGCCCAGCATGCGGTGGAGGTGAAAATCACCCTCGGAAATCGGACGGGCGTCAGCGGTCACGGGCAGTTGCTCCTGGCGGCCAGGGCACACGCCGCCCAGGCGGATTCTGCTCCAGCAGAACAATTCCGCGCACTGGAAATTCCCGTTCGATGGGACGCAGACGGCCTGCGCCAGCGGGTACGCTATTCCCTGGATGGCCGAGCAAGGTTTTGGGATGAATTTCATCCCGTTTTGTACGATCTGACGGTGGAGTTAAAAACCCAGGACCGTGGAGAAGGGACGTATCATGATGTGGAAACGGTGACATTTGGCTTGCGGCAATTGGAAGTCCGCGGAACTCAGTTTGTTCTCAACGGACGCCCCATCTTCCTCCGGGGCACACTGGAATGCTGCATTTTTCCCCGGGAAGGCCATCCTCCCACGGACGTGGAGTCCTGGAAGCGGATTCTTTCTGTGGCGCGGAGCTACGGCCTCAACCACCTGCGCTTTCATTCCTGGTGCCCACCGGAGGCCGCCTTTGTCGCGGCCGACGAAATGGGCTTTTACTACCAGGTGGAATGCTCCTGCTGGGCCTCGTTCGGCAATGGCGAACCGCAGGACGCGTTTGTGTACGCCGAGGCGGCACGCATTCGCAGGACGTATGGAAATCATCCTTCCTTCCTGTTGATGGTAGCGAGCAATGAGCCGGGCGGGCCCTCTGTGGCCAAGCGGGACGCCTTTCTTACCAAATGGGTGGAAACACAAAAGGCTGCCGATCCCAGACGCTGTTACTCGGCCGGCTCAGGTTGGCCTCAGTTACCAGCCAATCAATATCACGTCACACCGGCTCCGCGCCTTCAGGCCTGGGGACCTCTGCAGTTGAATAAACCAGGGCAAACCTGGCTCGACTACCGTGAATTTATCGCCAAAGCAGGAATTCCCGTCGTCAGCCACGAGATCGGTCAGTGGTGCGCTTACCCCAATGTGGTCTCCGAACCTGAGAAGTACACAGGGTTTTTCCGCGGGTCCAATATGGAGGTGTTTCGCGACATCCTGCAAAAGAAGGGCCTCTACGATCAGGCGGCGGATTTCATCCGGGCTTCCGGCCGATTTCAGGTGATCCTCTACAAGCAGGAGATCGAAGCCGCTTTGCGGACGCCGGGCATGGCCGGTTTTCAACTGCTGGATCTGCACGATTTTCCCGGACAGGGGACCGCTCCTGTCGGTGTGCTGGACGCGTTTTGGGAAAGCAAGGGGTACTGTTCTCCCGGGGAATATCGACGTTTCTGCAACAGCACCGTTCCACTGGCTCGGCTGAAAAAGTTCGTTTGGACCAACCAGGAGAAACTCGAATTCCAGCTCGATCTGGCCCATTACGGTCCGGAGGACCTCAGAGACGCCGTGCTGAAATGGGAATTGTGCCAAGAAAATCCGGAACCGCGGGTGATTGCGGCTGGGCAAACGGTCCCCCGGGATTATCCCACCGGTCAGCTCACCGAAGGGTCAGTGCAAAGTGTCGACCTTCGCAATGTGCCCGCGCCGGCCGTCCTCAGGCTGAAAGTATGCCTTGAGAATAGTGATGTGACCAATGACTGGAAAATTTGGGTTTATCCGGCCGAGGTTTCCACGGAGATCCCGGATCAAATTGCACTGGCCACAGATCCACACACGGCGTGGAGATTTGCCCAGGAGGGCAGAACCGTTCTTTTCATACCGGAGAGGAAATGGATTGGGGGAGATACGCTGGGGACATTCCAGCCGATTTTCTGGAACCGGATTACCTTTCCCACTCAAAAAGTGCATATGGTGGGAATACTTTGTGATCCTGAGCATCCTGCGCTCAAGGATTTTCCGACCGATTTTCATGCCGACTGGCAGTGGCAGGAGCTTCTCGACGCATGCACGCCGATGGTTCTGGACGGGTTAGCCCGGGATCTCCGCCCCATCGTTCAGGCCATCGATGACTGGTGCGAAGCCCGGAAGCTCGGGCTTCTGTGGGAAGCGAGGGTTGGAAACGGTCGGCTTTTGGTGTGTTCAATGGACGTGCTGCATGATTTATCCACACGAGTGGTTGCCCGCCAACTGAGAAGCAGTCTCATTCGTTACATGCTTTCCGAGAATTTCCAGCCGGCGGTCACGGTTACCGAGGTACAGTGGCAAACCCTGTGGCGTAAGCCGCGTCTCCTCGAAACCCTTGGCGCGAAGGCCACCGCCGACAGCTTCCAACCAGGCTACGAACCGACTTTGGCGATTGACGGTGATCCGCAGACGATGTGGCATACCGCCTGGGACCCGGTGGCCGCGCCCCCGCCGCATGAAATCATCGTTGATTTGGGGCAGCCTGTGCTCATGGCCGGGATGAGAGTCCTACCCCGGCAGGACAGCAATCCTAACGGGCGAATTGCTGAATTTGCTGTCTTTCTGAGCGATGACGGCCAGGCCTGGGGCGATGCCATTGTTCGGGGCACCTGGGACGGCCGAGCGATCGAAAGAGTTATCCGCTTCCCACAGTCGATCCGAGCCCGATTCCTCAAACTCGTTGCCTTGAAGGAAATTCGCGGCCAGCCTTTCACCTCAATTGCCGAGATCGACATCATTCCGGCCGATCAGCGTTGA
- a CDS encoding acetylxylan esterase has translation MTYTGRGSGRLAARAVTVAFALALLFGANLPAEKIGPWDTDLLFQPPTVEWGEEKDGVRELFYQGEPFQGRPTRVYAVYAQPPGTGPFPAMVCVHGGGGTAFPEWVRLWAERGYAAISMDLAGCGPQRQRLPDGGPDQSDDSKFRSFDENSVTEMWTYHAVAAVIRAHSLLRSLPQIDADRIGVTGISWGGYLTCIVAGVDSRFRLAIPVYGCGFLHENSVWLPRFEKMSPEQRERWVRFFDPSQYLGRVRCPIFFLNGTNDFAYPLDSYRKSYDLVPGEKYIRIEVRMKHSHPDGWAPREIGLFADALLKGGQPLPRLSSLHREDRTVWAEVTSVVPVKQAHLNYTVDGGRWQDRQWTSIPARLEQNRVVAELPSEQLSAYYLDVVDERGAMISTPPEIVR, from the coding sequence ATGACCTATACAGGGCGTGGTAGCGGGCGACTGGCCGCCCGAGCCGTGACAGTTGCATTTGCCCTGGCGCTCCTTTTTGGCGCAAACCTGCCGGCGGAGAAGATCGGCCCATGGGATACCGATCTCCTCTTTCAGCCCCCGACTGTGGAATGGGGCGAGGAAAAAGACGGGGTCCGCGAACTCTTCTACCAGGGAGAGCCTTTTCAGGGAAGACCGACCCGCGTGTACGCCGTTTACGCTCAGCCGCCGGGAACCGGTCCCTTTCCTGCCATGGTGTGTGTCCACGGAGGTGGCGGCACGGCGTTTCCGGAGTGGGTCCGACTGTGGGCGGAGCGTGGATACGCGGCGATCTCCATGGACCTGGCCGGTTGTGGCCCCCAACGGCAGCGTTTACCGGATGGTGGCCCTGATCAATCCGACGATTCCAAGTTTCGTTCTTTCGACGAGAATTCAGTTACCGAAATGTGGACATACCATGCGGTGGCGGCGGTGATTCGGGCACATTCACTCCTGCGGAGTCTGCCTCAAATCGATGCTGATCGCATCGGTGTCACCGGGATCAGTTGGGGCGGTTATCTCACATGCATCGTGGCTGGAGTGGATAGCCGTTTTCGACTGGCCATTCCCGTTTACGGATGCGGATTCCTCCACGAGAACAGCGTGTGGCTTCCCCGATTTGAAAAGATGTCACCGGAACAGCGTGAACGATGGGTCCGCTTTTTCGACCCTTCCCAATATCTCGGTCGCGTGCGATGTCCGATCTTTTTCCTTAACGGCACAAACGATTTCGCCTACCCGCTTGACAGCTATCGCAAATCCTACGACCTCGTACCGGGAGAGAAATACATTCGCATCGAAGTCCGCATGAAGCACAGCCATCCCGACGGTTGGGCGCCGCGAGAAATCGGCCTTTTCGCCGACGCCCTGCTCAAAGGAGGACAACCGTTACCCCGGCTCTCTTCTCTCCACCGTGAGGACCGGACGGTCTGGGCCGAGGTGACGTCGGTCGTACCTGTGAAGCAAGCCCATCTGAATTACACCGTCGACGGTGGTCGGTGGCAGGACCGTCAGTGGACGTCCATCCCCGCCAGGCTGGAGCAGAACCGCGTGGTGGCAGAACTGCCTTCCGAACAGTTGTCCGCATATTACCTGGATGTGGTGGATGAAAGAGGGGCGATGATTTCCACGCCCCCCGAGATTGTGCGATAG
- a CDS encoding TrpB-like pyridoxal phosphate-dependent enzyme, producing MELKRSLLPESDLPVEWYNLLADLPEPLPPPIHPLTKEPLDPAALERIFAKELIRQEVSQERWIGIPDEVRRVYALWRPTPLVRARNLEKALKTPARIYFKDESHSPPGSHKPNTAVAQAYYNKIQGIRRLSTETGAGQWGSSLAFACSFFGLECKVYMVKVSYHQKPYRRVMMQLWGATVTPSPSEETECGRKILASDPNCPGSLGIAISEAVEVALKNDDTNYTLGSVLNHVMLHQTVIGLEAEKQMKEFGDWPDVVIGCVGGGSNFAGLAFPFLRHKLAGKEMRFVAAEPKACPSLTRGMYRYDFGDTSMLTPLLKMHTLGHSFVPAGIHAGGLRYHGMAPMVSFAVKLGLVEAVALHQRECFEAARLFAATEGIIPAPETSHAIRAAIIEALKCKETGEEKCILFNLSGHGICDLGAYERYLAGELEDYELPQEQIDQALAELPAVE from the coding sequence ATGGAGCTGAAACGGTCTCTCCTGCCGGAAAGCGACCTGCCTGTAGAGTGGTACAACCTGCTGGCCGATCTGCCTGAACCGCTTCCACCGCCGATTCATCCGCTGACCAAGGAACCCCTGGATCCTGCCGCTTTGGAACGCATTTTCGCGAAGGAGCTGATCCGGCAGGAAGTCAGCCAGGAGCGATGGATCGGCATTCCCGACGAAGTGCGCCGGGTGTACGCCCTATGGCGTCCCACGCCCCTCGTTCGCGCTCGCAATCTGGAAAAGGCGCTGAAAACCCCTGCTCGGATTTACTTCAAAGACGAAAGTCACAGCCCGCCCGGAAGTCACAAGCCTAACACAGCGGTTGCCCAGGCTTACTACAACAAGATTCAGGGAATCCGACGCCTATCGACGGAGACAGGTGCCGGCCAGTGGGGATCTTCTCTGGCGTTTGCCTGCTCCTTCTTTGGGCTGGAGTGCAAGGTTTATATGGTCAAGGTGAGCTATCACCAGAAACCTTATCGACGTGTCATGATGCAGTTGTGGGGAGCCACGGTAACGCCGAGTCCCTCGGAGGAGACGGAATGCGGGCGCAAGATCCTCGCCAGCGACCCCAACTGTCCCGGAAGCCTGGGAATCGCCATTAGCGAAGCCGTCGAAGTTGCCCTCAAGAACGACGACACCAATTACACACTGGGGAGCGTTCTCAACCACGTGATGCTCCATCAGACCGTCATCGGTCTTGAGGCCGAAAAACAGATGAAAGAGTTCGGCGATTGGCCAGATGTTGTCATCGGCTGCGTCGGCGGCGGAAGCAATTTTGCTGGCTTGGCTTTCCCGTTCCTCCGCCACAAACTGGCAGGAAAGGAAATGCGTTTTGTGGCGGCAGAGCCGAAGGCCTGTCCCTCGCTCACCCGAGGCATGTACCGCTACGATTTCGGCGACACCTCGATGCTCACACCGTTGCTCAAGATGCACACGCTGGGACACAGCTTTGTGCCAGCCGGCATTCATGCGGGTGGACTGCGATATCATGGAATGGCCCCGATGGTGAGCTTCGCCGTCAAACTGGGCCTGGTGGAAGCTGTGGCCCTCCATCAACGGGAATGCTTCGAGGCCGCCAGGCTCTTTGCCGCCACGGAGGGAATCATCCCGGCACCGGAAACCTCGCACGCCATTCGGGCGGCGATTATCGAGGCCCTGAAATGCAAGGAAACCGGCGAAGAGAAGTGCATTCTCTTCAATCTGAGTGGCCACGGAATTTGCGACCTGGGCGCTTACGAGCGCTATCTGGCCGGAGAGCTGGAAGACTACGAATTGCCACAGGAACAAATCGATCAGGCCCTCGCTGAACTGCCTGCCGTCGAGTAG
- a CDS encoding methyl-accepting chemotaxis protein — protein MGGVFYLIRKTLRQIRTTTELLRDIAEGEGDLTKRLPAVTRDEFGELAMWFNRFIDRLEALVASVVESGHQFAEGSQIVATRSQDIAAGAQNQVEAIESVTRSVQTLNQLIQEIQQKAMEAAAQARNTDQLAHTGAQSVEKSMESMELIRSSANQISEIIGVISDIASQTNLLALNAAIEAARAGEHGMGFAVVADEVRKLAERCNRAASQITTLIKESTERIVEGAQLSEQVGGALQKIVAAVESTSQMISEIAEVTQQQTAIAQQVVQAIGSVAAITQEASAGTSELASCSEELGAQATALRSLVARFKTRGELAHQS, from the coding sequence ATGGGTGGCGTCTTTTATCTAATTCGCAAGACGCTTCGCCAGATTCGCACCACCACGGAATTGCTCCGCGATATTGCAGAGGGTGAGGGTGATTTGACGAAGCGTCTCCCCGCCGTTACGCGCGACGAATTCGGTGAGCTGGCGATGTGGTTTAATCGATTCATCGATCGCTTGGAGGCTCTCGTGGCCAGCGTGGTGGAGAGCGGCCACCAATTTGCCGAGGGGTCACAGATTGTGGCCACGCGCTCTCAGGATATTGCAGCGGGCGCACAAAACCAGGTTGAAGCGATTGAATCGGTGACCCGCTCTGTCCAAACACTCAACCAGTTGATTCAGGAGATTCAGCAGAAGGCTATGGAGGCGGCGGCACAGGCCCGGAATACCGATCAACTGGCTCACACGGGGGCTCAGTCGGTCGAGAAATCTATGGAATCGATGGAATTGATTCGGTCAAGTGCCAATCAAATCAGCGAGATCATCGGTGTGATTTCGGACATCGCCAGCCAGACCAATCTGCTCGCGCTCAACGCGGCGATTGAAGCGGCCCGGGCCGGTGAGCACGGCATGGGCTTCGCCGTGGTGGCCGACGAGGTCCGCAAGCTGGCAGAACGCTGCAACCGCGCTGCCAGCCAGATCACGACGCTCATCAAGGAGTCCACGGAACGGATTGTGGAGGGGGCACAACTGAGCGAACAGGTGGGAGGAGCCCTCCAGAAGATTGTGGCGGCCGTGGAAAGCACCTCTCAAATGATCTCCGAAATTGCAGAGGTGACACAGCAGCAGACCGCCATCGCTCAGCAGGTTGTTCAGGCAATCGGATCGGTGGCTGCCATCACGCAGGAAGCCTCCGCGGGCACCTCCGAACTTGCCTCGTGCAGTGAAGAGCTGGGCGCCCAGGCCACGGCTCTGCGGTCGCTCGTTGCTCGATTCAAGACCCGTGGCGAGCTGGCCCATCAAAGCTGA
- a CDS encoding carboxypeptidase-like regulatory domain-containing protein, producing MLTARNWRPSVGKAAAVGVIVALSLCLSGCGSGKRAVPGRPKTVPVKVTVKYKGQPVAEANVQFLPTSGGHAATGMTDAQGVARLTTFEKNDGVVPGSYRVTIRKSVLVEGGSTDPDAPPVPAKYRDELPTKYAAPETSGLTAEVTESTTEFTFELTD from the coding sequence ATGCTGACGGCGCGTAACTGGAGACCTTCCGTGGGAAAAGCGGCTGCTGTTGGTGTTATCGTCGCTTTGTCGCTTTGCTTGAGTGGCTGTGGCAGCGGCAAGCGCGCCGTGCCGGGGCGTCCCAAGACCGTGCCCGTAAAAGTGACGGTCAAGTACAAGGGCCAACCGGTAGCTGAGGCAAACGTCCAATTCCTGCCCACGTCTGGAGGCCATGCCGCTACAGGGATGACGGATGCTCAAGGTGTGGCACGCCTGACGACATTCGAGAAGAACGACGGGGTTGTACCGGGCAGCTATCGGGTCACTATCCGGAAATCGGTCCTGGTGGAAGGTGGAAGCACGGATCCTGACGCACCGCCCGTCCCCGCCAAATATCGTGACGAACTCCCCACGAAATATGCGGCACCAGAAACGTCAGGCCTAACAGCCGAAGTCACGGAGTCCACCACCGAGTTCACGTTCGAACTAACGGATTAA